The sequence below is a genomic window from Lolium perenne isolate Kyuss_39 chromosome 4, Kyuss_2.0, whole genome shotgun sequence.
CACGAAAAAACCGGTAGACAATCAAGCAAACGGTTCAATTATACTCTAGAAATCTCTTTATTAATATATTTGGCATCATACCTAATAGATATATCTACCATAGTATTAAAACTATGTAAACATTAATGCAGATATAAAAAATAACGATGCATAGATTTTTGTTAACTATGTATGTAATAATTAACTTATATTGCAATAAAACTATAATACAATGAATATTAGTAACATTCAAATTTGATTAACTATGATAACTTTGTAATAAGGAAGGTATGATTATTGATTATTAAATATTAATACCATAGTGTAATAAAATAATTTATACATGAGTATACAAGTTCAGTTTAAATTATATATATTAAATTTGCCCATTTTCTAAATTTTATTTTCGGACCATCCTTTTTTGCAGTTTTCTTATCTTGAACCTTGTCTAGTTTGAATCAAATCTCAACCTAGGAATCAATGAAATCGAAGACCTTACACATTTGTAATCTCAGACGAAATGGCTAAAATGTGGAACTGGACGAATTCATTTGGCGTCATTTATAAACTACCATTGAACTTGTTCAATACGGTGATAGAAACATATACCTTATCATACAATAATGATATGATCAAACTATGTGTACCATCTACGTAATAGATAATGAACTCTATGCGACTACATACATATGTTCACTCACAATCATTGGCAGTTGTTCAGAAGTTTAGTATCAATAACATGGGTAGTCATTGAACTTGTTCTCCTTACTCGCTATGGTCACCGTACATAGAAGTACGCTATTTACGGTCACCGAATACATGTTGAAGCTCATCTAGGTCACTGGTACGTGGTAGAGCATATTTTGCTGGTGTGGCAACTAGTAGACCCATCTGCCAGGTCAAGTAGGATTCTATCACTGAATCTTTGTTTGCAAAAAGACCCCAGATTACTTCAGAAAAACACCAGTTGGGGTCCTTCACGGCTTCAGCTGCTCCCCCCACGACTGCGCGGTTGTCTTCCTCGCTTACACTGCCGCTGGGCATCCTCCACGACTGCGCGGTTGTCGTCCCTTCCGGCGCCGGCGGTTCTACCCCTGCTGCCCGTCGTGGCCTGACTCATTATTCACTGGAGCATTGCCGGTCAACTTACACCCGTCCGCTGTGGTCACTTCCTCTCCTCCTAGGCGTCCCCTTCCCATGCGGCAGCGCCGTTGGCGGGAGCGACGACGAACTCCCGTGTATTCTTCCCTCGCACCCTCCCCTGATCCGTTTCACCTCTCCCCCACGGCCCCACCACGCCTCCCACCGCCCCCGCCGGCCCCGAGGTGGACGCGCCGGCCGCCCCTCCGTCCGACGCCACTCCAGGTCGCGCGACCACGCCACCAGCCTCCAGCAGCCCCATGGCAGCCGCCCACCGCTGCGACCTCCCTAGCTCCTTTCCCACGCAGCCGCCTTCCTCCTCCAACATTTTACCAGAGCATCTGTCCCTTAACCCTTTTGCTGCAACTCCATCCTCCGTCAGCGCCAGCGCCAGCGCCTGCGCAACCGCGCGCTTCGCCGAGCTCGGCGTGCCCGTCGTCGCGGAGCTCCTCATGGACGCCGACAAGGTCACTAGTGCGAAGGCGATGGCCGTGCTCGACGGCATCCTGTGTTCCTACGCGGGTCTCCAGTCCGCGCGCGCGCATGCACTTGGTTTATCGGTGCATCCTTGTGTCAGACACGGCCACGGAGTTCGCCGTCTCCGCGCTCTGGCGCCTCTGCCGCGCCGCGGACGCCGGCAATGGCGTCTGCCGCACCGAGGCGCTGCCGATGTTTTTGCTCCAGAAGCGGGGGAGGGCATGGACGACTAGGACGAGGTAACCACCACCGGCTCGCAGCAGCGGAAgctccggtggaaaccgcaggcgGCACGCGGCTTAAAGCAGAGTGTCAGACCCGTTCCGCGCGGCGTGATTCCGCAGGCACTCTCTGTGCCTCCACGGCAGCGCCCATCCGGACCCTGGTGTCAGACGCACAGTGGAGGGTTCCCTGAGGCAGGTGCAGTGGAGGTCGCCGGGGAGTTGGTGAGGCGCGAGGCCTGCGCTCGGTGGAGCACCGTTTGGGGAAGGACACATGTAGAGAGAGGGCCTTTTTTAAAAGTACTAATTTGGGTGTCTTTTCGCAAAAGAAAATAAAGTACTAGAATCCTACTTGGCCTGACAGGTGGGTCTGCAACTTGCCACATCATCTAAATACGTACGTCTACCGCACATCAGTGACCTAGATGAGCTCCAACGCGTATTCAGTGACCGTAAATAGTGTATTCCTAGGTACAGTGACCATAGCGAGTAAGCTAAACAAGTTCCATGACCATTGATGGATTTTACTCTATCAATAATACACTTGTTGTAAAACAACCATTGCCAAAAAAACAGGCACACTTGTGGAAAGTTTTGTTTCCATACTACATGACCATAATACATGACCGCAGACATATTTTTCAAACACAAACGTTGACAACGTTCTCATCCATCAGAAAGGAAGATGTAACATATGGGCACATCACCGGGATGAACATCTCCGTGACTGCCAAATCATGTTCTGTTTCTAAACAAGCATTACCCAATGACATGGGCCACAAAATAATTAGCGGCGCTAAATGTGGGCGCCGTCGCTACGATCCCATCCACCGAGTCTGTCTGCAGGATCGTAATTTGTGAACAAGCGGAACACGTTTCCCAATTTGTTCGAGTGCTGAGGTTTGAAACCACATGGGTGCACATTCAGGAGCTGCAGCACGCGGTCCGTCTGAACTTCCCCTGGCAAAGGAAGTGTGAAATCACACGAAATTTCCTTAGAGAGGAAAGAAATCTTTCAAAAGACCGAATGTTTTTCAACAAATTATTTTCATGCTTTCAAGTTATTAGGGAAGTTGTCAGCAAGTGCCGAACTGTAGATAATGATATGCTAATTACCAGTCATCGACAGTAAGCTAAAATGATTGTTGAAGAGAAAACCATTTGCATATAAGTAGAGGCAGATGATGTTCAGTTTCAAAGAATGAAAAGAAGCTGCTGGTGTACGGTGACACTTGCAGTAACCAGCCATCGACAATCTATCCCCATGACAGTGGTATAAGCTGATATGATCAGAGTGCTCACTATTTTTATTGCGAAACAAAAAGCAACTAGCTAACACATAAAATGAGGTTCCCATTTACAAAACCATGAAGTATCAAACAATAACTGATTGGATCAAACTCTGTCTCAGTACAAAACAACACTCATGAGTTCAGTTGACTTGATAAACAACCGGAGCAGGCATCAATTTACCTGTGAGTAAGAGCAGGAACGAGCCTTCAGGCGGCGCGAGAAACGACACCGTCTTAGCAACCTTCACCAAACACTCCTGACTCTGCACCACCAACAGCAATCACCATTTCTCCCCACAATTCACTCAAACCAGGATCTACTCACCCAAGAAACGGTCGAATTACCAGGTAAGGAGGGTCGGCGACGACGATCCGGTAGGCGTGCTTCAAGGCGGGCGGGAGCTCCTCCGGCCGGTTGTAGTCGTAGAAGGTGAAGTCGCCGCCGTACCGCCCGAACCGCTCGTCGTACTCCAGCAGCCGCGCGGGCACGTCCGGGCTGCCCTTCTTGAGGTACGCGTAGAGCGTCGGGCACGCGACACATGCCACGGCGGCGCCGGGCAGGGAGGAGGCGAGGAGAGAGACCTCCGCCGCGAGCTCCCGCGCGGTGCGGTCGTCGTACCAGAACTGGCTCAGCCGCCAGTCCTCCGCGACCAGCTCCGGCTTGTCTCCTTCCCCCTTTTCTCCTTCGAGTCGCTGCTCCAGGAACTCCCGCAGAGCCGTCGCGGCCGCGGAGCTTAGCTGTGGaatatcgtc
It includes:
- the LOC127292835 gene encoding uncharacterized protein — translated: MASGPEEERARPEVDDDDDDDIPQLSSAAATALREFLEQRLEGEKGEGDKPELVAEDWRLSQFWYDDRTARELAAEVSLLASSLPGAAVACVACPTLYAYLKKGSPDVPARLLEYDERFGRYGGDFTFYDYNRPEELPPALKHAYRIVVADPPYLSQECLVKVAKTVSFLAPPEGSFLLLLTGEVQTDRVLQLLNVHPCGFKPQHSNKLGNVFRLFTNYDPADRLGGWDRSDGAHI